One part of the Algibacter sp. L1A34 genome encodes these proteins:
- a CDS encoding DegT/DnrJ/EryC1/StrS family aminotransferase has translation MPGFELFGELEKQEVNDVLDNGVLMRYGFDGMRKGHWKAKALEAELESTFQSKHVQLVSSGTAAVSVALGAAGVGAGDEVIMPTFTFVASFEAIMMLGAIPVLADIDDTLGLNPEAVEAAITPKTKAIMVVQMCGSMANMDALKDIADRHNLLLVEDACQAIGGTFNGKPLGSVGDLGCFSFDFVKTITCGEGGAVITNNEKYYTNADHYSDHGHDHVGSDRGAETHPFLGYNFRISELHAAVGLAQVKRLPEFLDIQRRNFNIIREALSTIPEVVFRTVPEGGVESCAFLNFFLPDLETSRKVIEAFKNGGVDACWNYFDNNWHYIRKWDHLKNLKSLFPISKEVKEGLEYLQTRTFEKSDHYISRNISCLIKLSWTEEEVKQRANKMAELIKSVL, from the coding sequence ATGCCAGGATTTGAATTATTTGGAGAACTAGAAAAACAAGAAGTAAATGATGTTTTAGACAATGGTGTTTTAATGCGCTATGGTTTCGATGGTATGCGTAAAGGGCATTGGAAAGCAAAAGCCTTAGAAGCCGAATTAGAAAGCACTTTTCAATCCAAACACGTACAACTCGTATCAAGTGGTACAGCTGCTGTATCGGTAGCTTTAGGGGCTGCTGGCGTTGGAGCAGGAGACGAGGTTATTATGCCAACCTTTACCTTTGTAGCCAGTTTTGAAGCTATAATGATGTTAGGAGCTATTCCTGTTTTAGCAGATATAGATGATACTTTAGGCTTAAACCCTGAAGCTGTAGAAGCCGCTATAACACCAAAAACAAAAGCCATTATGGTGGTGCAAATGTGTGGTAGTATGGCTAATATGGATGCGCTTAAAGATATTGCAGATAGACATAACCTTCTTTTAGTAGAAGATGCTTGTCAAGCTATTGGCGGAACTTTTAATGGTAAACCATTAGGGAGCGTTGGAGATCTTGGATGTTTTTCATTCGATTTTGTTAAAACCATAACCTGTGGAGAAGGAGGAGCTGTAATAACCAATAACGAGAAATATTACACTAATGCCGATCATTATAGCGATCATGGTCACGATCACGTTGGTAGCGATCGCGGAGCAGAAACACATCCGTTTTTAGGATATAACTTTAGAATATCAGAATTGCATGCCGCTGTAGGTTTAGCGCAAGTAAAACGGTTACCAGAATTTTTAGATATACAGAGGCGTAATTTTAATATTATACGTGAAGCTTTATCAACCATTCCAGAAGTTGTTTTTAGAACGGTTCCAGAAGGTGGAGTAGAAAGTTGTGCATTTTTAAACTTCTTTTTACCCGATTTAGAAACATCTAGAAAAGTAATAGAAGCCTTTAAAAATGGAGGCGTAGATGCTTGTTGGAATTATTTCGATAACAATTGGCATTACATTCGTAAATGGGATCATTTAAAGAATTTAAAATCGTTGTTTCCTATTTCTAAAGAAGTTAAAGAAGGATTAGAATATCTTCAAACTAGAACATTCGAAAAATCCGATCACTATATTTCTAGAAACATATCTTGTTTAATAAAACTATCATGGACAGAGGAGGAAGTTAAACAACGTGCTAATAAAATGGCAGAACTCATTAAAAGTGTATTATAA
- a CDS encoding T9SS type A sorting domain-containing protein, which produces MKRKYTLFLLIFILAFFNFNAQTEFRKDSIHLFQWDNTNDNWKHNTREYLTYDDGGSNETNLRRQFLSGNTWANYYQFNKVYTTSDLLEENIQQNWNSPNTGWNDKYKHVYLFDSNQNEIEHQYFLYNNGVWGNYQKETKDYVNNYLNTKTQYQYNSVLMEFVPEKQFIYNYSDNLLDFEIHQIYFPDFGVWDNNEKIEYTYNINNQHKNIEYFGFNATTGMFSESPYKKTVITYTSEGLIEGSITQLWASSEYVNTERFLYSYTNENLTELVMQNWSTTLGDWVNSYRHVKTYDSNDNEIEFIYENWNIAMEPNEWKGFLRIVNFWSESETLEVNNYEKNASVSVYPNPATHYLNILSKEPILSVELYNLLGKQVLKTTQTEHIDISNLDSGMFLLKLSSDHTHTIKKLIIK; this is translated from the coding sequence ATGAAACGGAAATACACATTATTTTTATTAATATTCATTTTAGCATTTTTCAACTTTAATGCTCAAACTGAGTTTAGGAAAGATTCCATTCATCTATTTCAATGGGATAATACCAATGATAATTGGAAACATAATACAAGAGAGTATCTCACTTATGATGATGGAGGAAGTAATGAAACGAATCTACGTCGGCAGTTTCTTAGTGGTAATACTTGGGCTAATTATTATCAATTCAATAAAGTTTACACAACTAGTGATCTTTTAGAAGAGAACATTCAACAAAACTGGAATAGTCCAAACACAGGTTGGAATGATAAGTATAAACATGTTTACCTGTTTGATAGCAACCAAAACGAAATAGAACATCAATATTTTTTATACAATAATGGTGTTTGGGGAAATTATCAAAAGGAAACTAAAGATTATGTGAACAACTACCTTAATACCAAAACGCAATATCAATACAACTCTGTATTGATGGAGTTTGTACCAGAAAAACAATTTATTTATAACTATTCAGACAATTTATTGGATTTTGAAATACATCAAATTTACTTTCCAGATTTTGGTGTTTGGGATAATAATGAAAAAATTGAGTATACATATAATATAAATAATCAACATAAAAATATTGAATATTTTGGATTTAATGCGACTACTGGCATGTTTTCAGAATCTCCATACAAAAAAACAGTTATCACTTATACTTCTGAAGGACTTATAGAAGGAAGTATAACGCAGTTATGGGCATCCTCAGAATATGTGAATACAGAACGATTTCTGTATAGCTACACCAATGAAAATCTAACAGAATTAGTAATGCAAAATTGGAGTACTACCTTGGGAGATTGGGTTAATTCCTATAGACATGTAAAAACATACGACTCCAATGATAACGAAATAGAATTCATCTATGAAAACTGGAATATAGCTATGGAACCTAATGAATGGAAAGGGTTTTTACGAATAGTTAATTTCTGGTCAGAGTCTGAAACATTAGAGGTTAATAATTATGAAAAAAATGCTTCAGTTAGTGTCTATCCCAATCCAGCAACTCATTACTTAAACATCCTTTCTAAAGAACCAATTCTCTCCGTTGAATTGTATAATTTGTTAGGGAAACAAGTATTAAAAACAACCCAAACAGAACATATAGATATCTCAAACTTAGACTCAGGTATGTTTCTTCTAAAATTAAGTTCAGACCATACGCACACTATAAAAAAGTTAATAATTAAATAG
- a CDS encoding Pycsar system effector family protein has protein sequence MSDKQKEKAEDKYLMDELSLDKDGLKQLKKKLAKVAPRSERGVETLFRLLSKNQYTLNTMIDTKSNILISINALILSLILGTVMSQLSNDPHLIYPIVMILFTNLASITFAIFATRPELVHGKSEAKNLMFYGNFQDMEEDEYVNNITNLMNEGDELYKTIAKDTYHLGKTIDRKFKLLRKSFNIFLIGIILSVIAFIACHALFGGFM, from the coding sequence ATGAGTGATAAACAAAAAGAAAAAGCAGAAGATAAGTATTTAATGGATGAATTAAGTCTTGATAAAGACGGCTTAAAGCAGTTAAAAAAGAAATTAGCTAAAGTAGCACCAAGGTCGGAAAGAGGTGTAGAAACATTGTTTAGATTGTTATCTAAAAATCAGTATACATTGAATACAATGATAGATACAAAATCAAATATTTTGATATCTATAAATGCTTTAATTTTATCGTTAATATTAGGGACTGTCATGAGCCAATTAAGTAACGACCCACATCTTATTTATCCAATAGTGATGATATTATTCACCAATTTAGCATCAATTACTTTTGCCATTTTTGCAACACGTCCAGAATTGGTTCACGGAAAAAGTGAAGCGAAAAATTTAATGTTTTATGGCAATTTTCAAGATATGGAAGAAGATGAATATGTTAATAATATTACCAATTTAATGAATGAAGGGGATGAGCTTTATAAAACAATTGCAAAAGATACTTATCATTTAGGGAAAACGATTGATCGTAAATTTAAGCTCCTTCGTAAATCGTTTAATATTTTTTTGATTGGCATTATTTTATCTGTGATTGCTTTTATCGCATGTCATGCTTTGTTTGGAGGATTCATGTAG
- a CDS encoding NAD(P)H-dependent oxidoreductase, giving the protein MDIIKQLQWRYATKKFDVNKTLTPTKLNTLKEAFNLTATSFGLQTLSLVIVKNKTLRESLLPHSYNQSQVVNASHLLVICIQENIEENDVIDYYNNIKNIRNTPESILKPYREQLAGMMESKSLEQRQSWSKNQAYIALGNLMTVCAIENIDACPMEGFIPEKYDEILQLKQKGLKSVLTLPVGYRAEDDMFSTLKKVRKPINQTIIEI; this is encoded by the coding sequence ATGGATATTATAAAACAGTTGCAATGGCGTTATGCAACAAAAAAATTCGACGTAAACAAAACACTAACACCTACTAAGTTAAATACACTAAAAGAAGCCTTTAACCTAACCGCAACCTCTTTTGGTTTGCAAACGTTAAGCCTTGTTATAGTAAAGAACAAAACACTTCGTGAAAGCCTACTGCCTCACTCTTATAACCAATCGCAAGTGGTAAACGCATCACATTTACTTGTAATATGTATTCAAGAAAATATAGAAGAAAACGATGTAATCGACTATTATAATAACATAAAAAATATACGTAATACACCCGAAAGTATTCTAAAACCATACCGGGAACAGCTAGCTGGGATGATGGAGAGTAAAAGCCTAGAACAACGCCAAAGCTGGTCTAAAAACCAAGCCTACATTGCACTAGGTAATCTCATGACGGTTTGCGCTATAGAAAATATAGACGCTTGCCCAATGGAAGGGTTTATCCCAGAAAAATACGACGAAATCCTTCAACTAAAACAAAAAGGACTAAAATCCGTATTAACTTTACCTGTAGGTTATCGCGCCGAGGATGATATGTTTTCAACCTTAAAAAAAGTACGAAAACCAATTAACCAAACCATTATAGAAATTTAA
- a CDS encoding response regulator — translation MKFACFPFLFLVCFCSLGQNDKQSDSAVIAKYKTKVIQYINPKPDSALYYIQKSFKVAKKSSYKKGIADTEYLYAQYFRRTQQRDSALYYFQSSARKSENEKYNIGAAIAYNGLCRNLYLLSEFKEAEFACEKALLNINSEDELSYMTKADTYTALGTIYKQQDFIKKAQIYFLKVDSMHVKKTLRPDVIAAAYQNLGSIYLEFDDLELAESYYLKANNQFGKLPAAAAEYYMSTNNVELGKLYFKQQKLNLADSILTNSQKFFIKIKDLSNAAEIGRALGLIKLDKNELEEAKVYFTKSFEFYKESKFNLQAATNALELAKLSLLQNNLQKALSWSKVGIQLNESINNSILKKDLAFVMADVYTQTGEHQKANNLSKIAYKIKDSLSQIQIAETIKEIEEKYQTEQKDKEIKSLKAESDLALQQQKNERNLLVGGLGFTTLAGLFLFVLYRNHQKTNTKLKELDTAKSNFFANISHEFRTPLTLISNPIDAAIEDPSISDKKREQFVMAKRNSDRLLALVNQLLDLSKIDAGQLKLHIQTGNIQDLISGLAESFNYSAKQNHINYQLQIEKYEDTVWFDKDAVEKISINLLSNAIKYTPANGSVTCKSYIENNTWHFSVKNTGVGLTKQEQEDVFTRFYQTDENNQGTGIGLALVKELVELHKGTIKVESKLNESICFSVTLPIDKNSFKNEVFIASSKITDNYESVQIEASKNIEDDFEDADKPILLIVEDNVDVTILLKQTFEDYYNIITAKNGQIGIDLAIEHVPDIIISDIMMPVKDGVALTKTLKNNALTSHIPIILLTAKAGDKNELKGIEIGADDYITKPFSSKLLKTKVSNLIAIRQKLQSRYSQEIVLTPKDIAVTNLDEQFLNKVQEVLEANLIESSFNVENFSKAVGMSRMQLHRKIKALTGLSASEFVRSQRLKLAAQLLKTSDINISQVGYSVGFNDHSYFAKCFKDTYKSTPTEYAKNNVVK, via the coding sequence ATGAAATTCGCATGCTTTCCATTTTTATTTTTGGTCTGTTTTTGTTCTTTAGGACAAAATGATAAACAGTCAGATTCTGCTGTAATTGCAAAATACAAAACAAAGGTAATTCAGTACATAAATCCAAAGCCCGACAGTGCGCTTTATTATATACAGAAGAGTTTTAAAGTTGCAAAAAAAAGCAGTTATAAAAAGGGTATTGCCGATACGGAATATTTATATGCTCAGTATTTTAGACGCACGCAACAAAGGGATTCTGCCTTATATTATTTTCAAAGCTCAGCAAGGAAATCAGAAAATGAAAAATATAATATTGGAGCAGCCATAGCTTACAATGGGTTGTGTAGAAATTTGTACCTCTTAAGCGAATTTAAAGAAGCAGAATTTGCATGTGAGAAAGCTTTATTAAATATTAATAGCGAAGACGAACTGTCTTATATGACCAAAGCAGATACATACACCGCTTTAGGAACTATTTATAAGCAACAAGATTTTATAAAAAAGGCTCAAATATATTTTTTAAAGGTCGATTCTATGCATGTTAAAAAGACATTAAGACCAGATGTTATTGCTGCAGCATATCAAAATTTAGGAAGTATTTACTTGGAGTTTGACGATCTTGAACTTGCCGAATCATATTATTTAAAAGCAAATAATCAGTTTGGAAAACTACCCGCTGCAGCTGCCGAATATTACATGAGTACTAATAATGTAGAGTTAGGTAAACTATATTTTAAACAACAAAAATTAAACTTAGCAGATAGTATTTTAACCAATTCGCAGAAATTTTTTATTAAAATTAAAGACTTAAGTAACGCCGCAGAGATAGGGAGAGCACTTGGCCTTATTAAATTGGATAAAAATGAATTAGAAGAAGCAAAAGTCTATTTTACGAAATCTTTTGAATTTTATAAGGAATCAAAATTTAATTTACAAGCGGCTACAAATGCACTTGAACTCGCAAAACTTTCATTACTCCAAAATAATTTACAAAAAGCTTTATCATGGTCTAAGGTTGGGATTCAATTAAATGAAAGTATAAATAACAGCATACTTAAAAAGGATTTGGCATTTGTTATGGCAGATGTTTATACGCAAACAGGGGAGCATCAAAAAGCAAATAATCTCAGTAAAATAGCATACAAAATAAAAGATTCACTCAGTCAAATTCAAATTGCTGAAACTATTAAAGAAATTGAAGAGAAATATCAAACAGAACAAAAAGACAAGGAGATAAAATCTTTAAAAGCAGAAAGTGATTTAGCCCTACAACAACAAAAGAATGAGCGCAACTTATTAGTTGGCGGTTTAGGGTTTACAACGCTTGCTGGACTATTTCTTTTCGTGCTTTACAGAAATCATCAAAAAACAAATACTAAATTAAAAGAGCTGGATACTGCCAAATCAAACTTTTTCGCTAATATATCGCACGAGTTTCGAACACCACTTACTTTAATATCAAATCCAATAGATGCCGCTATTGAAGATCCTTCTATTTCAGATAAAAAACGAGAGCAGTTTGTTATGGCTAAACGCAATTCCGATAGGTTATTGGCATTAGTTAATCAATTATTAGATCTATCAAAAATAGACGCAGGACAATTAAAACTTCATATTCAAACAGGTAATATTCAAGACCTTATTTCTGGGCTAGCAGAATCTTTTAACTATTCAGCTAAACAAAACCATATTAATTATCAACTACAAATTGAAAAATATGAAGATACCGTTTGGTTTGATAAGGACGCAGTTGAGAAAATAAGTATCAATTTATTGTCTAACGCCATAAAATACACACCCGCTAATGGCAGTGTTACTTGTAAGTCTTATATAGAAAATAATACATGGCATTTTAGTGTAAAAAATACAGGTGTAGGATTAACAAAGCAAGAACAAGAAGATGTTTTTACTCGTTTTTATCAAACCGATGAAAACAACCAGGGAACAGGTATTGGTTTAGCTCTAGTGAAGGAATTAGTAGAACTTCATAAAGGAACCATAAAAGTGGAAAGTAAGCTTAATGAATCTATTTGCTTTAGTGTTACACTGCCCATAGATAAAAATAGTTTTAAAAATGAAGTATTTATAGCATCATCTAAAATTACCGACAATTACGAATCCGTTCAAATTGAAGCTTCCAAAAACATAGAGGACGATTTTGAAGATGCAGATAAGCCTATTTTGTTAATAGTTGAAGACAATGTAGATGTTACCATTTTACTTAAACAAACATTTGAAGATTATTATAATATTATTACGGCTAAAAATGGACAAATAGGTATAGATTTAGCGATCGAGCATGTGCCAGATATTATAATATCTGATATTATGATGCCTGTTAAAGATGGTGTAGCACTTACCAAAACATTAAAAAATAACGCGCTTACTAGCCATATTCCCATTATTTTACTGACCGCGAAAGCAGGGGACAAAAACGAATTAAAAGGTATAGAAATTGGTGCCGATGATTATATTACAAAACCATTTAGTTCTAAACTTTTAAAAACGAAAGTATCTAACCTTATCGCGATTAGGCAAAAGCTTCAAAGTCGCTACAGTCAGGAAATAGTGTTAACTCCTAAAGATATTGCTGTTACTAATTTAGACGAACAATTTTTAAATAAAGTTCAGGAAGTTCTAGAAGCAAACCTTATAGAATCTTCTTTCAATGTCGAAAATTTCAGTAAAGCTGTCGGTATGAGCCGTATGCAACTGCATCGTAAAATAAAAGCACTTACTGGTTTATCGGCTTCGGAATTTGTTAGATCACAACGTTTAAAATTAGCTGCTCAGCTTTTAAAAACTTCCGATATTAATATTTCTCAAGTAGGATATTCGGTTGGTTTTAACGATCATTCTTATTTCGCAAAATGCTTTAAAGATACTTACAAGTCTACACCAACCGAGTATGCAAAAAATAATGTTGTTAAATAA
- the ppk1 gene encoding polyphosphate kinase 1: protein MLNTKEYYNRDLSWLRFNHRVLQEAADERNPLYERIKFLAIFSSNLDEFFKVRVSDIRKIKQLDKPLRKRLITKPNKLLREIKKQVNVQQKEFGRIFFTKIIPALENEGVNLICYKEFNQEQQAFSKIYYKEKIESSQSLNISKEKPFLENEALYLVSQIEDDSLIWVKINEQTPRFVELPSIDNKHYITFVDDILKDNLKAVYKQSFYSVKISRDAELYIDNEYSGNLLDKIKAALPNRISGQVTRALIDELSPKKLQLKLNEVLDINETDIIKGGTYHNFKDLFTFLNPTTKNLSFASLPPLLSKEFIDYDTMFHAIKAKDRLLCFPYQSYQPVIQLLDEASNDDSVTKIKITLYRISKKSLVVNALLNAAKNGKEVFVFIETKARFDEENNIKWGKVLEENGAHVVYSYPGIKVHSKILYIERIEKNKSLIYGYISTGNFNEKTSEIYTDFGLMTVNPKITGELCQVFQVLQGQIIIPKSKKLLVSPFTTRSKFRELIESEIENAIAGKEAYIILKLNSLQDAKMIKLLYKASNAGVKIRLLIRGICCLVPGIEGQSVNISITSIVDRFLEHGRIYVFGNNGKEKMYLGSADWMTRNLDHRIEVITPILDRDIHLKLKELLDLQLKDTIKSRVIDSNQNNSYVEKGSLGESSQHIIYKTLL, encoded by the coding sequence ATGTTAAACACAAAGGAGTATTATAATAGAGATTTATCATGGTTAAGGTTTAATCATCGCGTACTTCAGGAAGCCGCAGATGAAAGAAACCCATTGTATGAACGTATTAAATTTTTGGCCATATTTTCTTCTAATTTAGATGAGTTTTTTAAAGTTAGAGTTTCAGATATTAGAAAAATAAAACAATTAGATAAACCACTTAGAAAACGTTTAATAACAAAGCCAAATAAATTACTGAGAGAAATTAAAAAACAAGTTAATGTACAGCAAAAAGAATTTGGACGAATTTTTTTTACTAAAATAATTCCGGCATTAGAAAATGAAGGTGTTAATTTGATTTGTTATAAAGAATTTAATCAAGAACAACAGGCGTTTAGTAAAATATATTATAAAGAAAAAATAGAGTCTTCGCAATCTTTAAATATCAGTAAAGAGAAGCCTTTTCTTGAAAATGAGGCGTTGTATTTAGTTTCTCAAATTGAAGATGATTCTCTTATTTGGGTAAAAATAAATGAGCAAACACCTCGATTTGTAGAACTTCCTTCAATAGATAATAAGCATTATATAACATTTGTTGATGATATTTTAAAAGATAATCTTAAAGCAGTTTATAAACAGAGTTTTTATAGTGTAAAGATATCAAGAGATGCAGAACTGTATATAGACAATGAATATTCTGGTAATTTATTAGATAAAATTAAAGCAGCATTGCCTAATAGAATTAGCGGTCAGGTTACAAGAGCTTTAATAGATGAGCTATCTCCCAAAAAATTACAGCTTAAATTAAACGAGGTTTTAGATATTAATGAGACAGATATTATAAAAGGCGGTACTTATCATAATTTTAAAGATCTGTTTACTTTTCTTAATCCAACTACTAAAAATTTATCTTTTGCAAGTTTACCACCCTTATTAAGCAAAGAGTTTATTGACTATGACACTATGTTCCATGCTATTAAAGCTAAAGATAGACTTTTGTGTTTTCCATATCAATCTTACCAACCGGTTATTCAATTATTAGATGAAGCCTCTAATGACGATAGCGTTACAAAAATTAAAATCACTTTATATCGAATTTCAAAAAAATCACTTGTTGTAAATGCACTTTTAAATGCAGCGAAAAATGGAAAAGAAGTGTTTGTTTTTATTGAAACAAAAGCACGTTTTGATGAGGAAAATAATATAAAATGGGGAAAAGTTTTAGAAGAAAACGGAGCGCATGTAGTTTACAGTTATCCGGGAATAAAAGTACATTCTAAAATTTTATATATAGAACGTATTGAGAAAAATAAATCGCTTATTTATGGTTATATAAGTACGGGTAATTTTAATGAAAAAACCTCGGAGATTTATACCGATTTTGGGTTAATGACTGTAAACCCTAAAATTACAGGAGAACTTTGTCAGGTATTTCAAGTATTACAAGGACAAATTATTATTCCAAAATCTAAAAAACTTTTAGTATCTCCATTTACAACACGAAGTAAATTTAGAGAATTAATAGAGTCGGAAATTGAAAATGCCATAGCAGGTAAAGAAGCCTATATCATTTTGAAACTGAATAGTCTTCAAGATGCTAAAATGATTAAGTTACTCTATAAAGCAAGTAATGCAGGAGTGAAAATAAGATTACTTATACGCGGTATTTGTTGTTTGGTTCCAGGAATTGAAGGACAAAGTGTAAACATATCTATAACTAGTATTGTAGATCGATTTTTAGAACACGGTAGAATTTATGTTTTTGGAAATAATGGAAAAGAAAAAATGTATCTTGGTTCTGCAGATTGGATGACACGTAATTTAGATCATAGAATAGAAGTTATAACACCTATTTTAGATAGAGATATTCATTTAAAATTAAAAGAATTATTAGACTTACAATTAAAGGATACTATAAAATCTAGAGTAATAGATTCTAATCAAAACAACAGTTATGTAGAAAAAGGTTCATTAGGAGAATCTTCTCAACATATAATTTATAAAACATTATTATGA